A genomic window from Quercus lobata isolate SW786 chromosome 10, ValleyOak3.0 Primary Assembly, whole genome shotgun sequence includes:
- the LOC115962489 gene encoding aldose 1-epimerase-like — MADQNLKPEIFELNNGTMRVLITNLGCTITSLSVPDKDGKLADVVLGFDSLEPYLKGAAPYFGSIVGRVANRIKDGKFKLNGVDYSLPINKPPNSLHGGHKGFDKKVWEATNITKGENPSITFKYHSSDGEEGYPGDVSVTATYTLTSSTTMRLDMEAVPNKPTPISLAQHTYWNLAGHNSGNILDHSIQIRANHVTPVDQNTIPTGGIMPVKGTPFDFTAEKRIGESIHEVGLGYDHNYVLDCGEEKAGLKHAAKVKDPSSSRILNLWSNAPGMQFYTGNYVNGVVGKGGAVYGKHAGLCLETQGFPNAINQPNFPSIVVQSGEKYQHTMLFEFSVE, encoded by the exons ATGGCCGATCAAAATCTGAAGCCCGAGATTTTCGAACTCAACAATGGAACCATGCGTGTACTCATCACCAACCTGGGCTGCACCATCACTTCCTTGTCTGTACCTGACAAAGAtg GCAAATTGGCTGATGTTGTTCTTGGATTCGACTCTCTTGAACCATATCTG AAAGGTGCTGCACCCTATTTTGGCAGCATCGTTGGTCGGGTTGCAAACCGAATCAAAGATGGGAAGTTTAAACTCAATGGGGTCGATTACTCTTTGCCTATCAACAAGCCCCCAAACAGTCTCCATG GTGGGCACAAGGGATTTGATAAGAAGGTTTGGGAGGCAACTAATATTACGAAGGGCGAGAATCCATCCATCACTTTCAAATATCACAGTTCTGATGGGGAGGAAG GTTACCCGGGTGATGTCTCTGTGACTGCGACTTACACGCTTACTTCAAGCACAACAATGAGGCTTGACATGGAAGCTGTGCCAAACAAGCCAACTCCAATCAGCTTAGCTCAGCATACATATTGGAATTTAGCTGGCCACAACTCTGGAAACATTCTTGACCATTCAATTCAGATTAGGGCAAACCATGTTACTCCTGTGGATCAGAACACAATCCCAACTGGTGGAATCATGCCAGTTAAGGGTACCCCCTTTGATTTCACTGCCGAGAAGAGGATAGGTGAGTCAATCCATGAGGTTGGTTTAGGGTATGATCACAACTATGTTCTAGACTGTGGGGAGGAAAAAGCAGGTTTGAAACATGCCGCAAAAGTGAAGGACCCATCAAGCTCTAGGATCCTTAACTTGTGGAGCAATGCCCCTGGGATGCAGTTTTACACTGGGAACTATGTGAATGGGGTTGTTGGTAAAGGAGGTGCTGTTTATGGAAAGCATGCCGGGCTATGTTTGGAGACTCAGGGATTCCCAAATGCCATAAACCAACCAAACTTCCCTTCTATTGTTGTTCAATCTGGTGAGAAGTATCAACACACAATGTTGTTTGAGTTTTCAGTTGAATAA